From the Sebastes umbrosus isolate fSebUmb1 chromosome 23, fSebUmb1.pri, whole genome shotgun sequence genome, the window CTGAATGATATGACTTGATGCCCATTTTCGTagcggccaaacggcggtacgacaacttctgtgtccgtcacgtgatgccatcgggcccaaaaagactttttcccatagacttatgTAAGGACCTACTAAACATTGCTAAGTGAAGAGACTGTGTTTTCTCATATAGGTAAATTCAATGAAAACTACATTTACCATAATGCTTTGctttcttgtttattttgttttcctgGGTAATGAGCCAATGGGGCTGACAGTAATGTTGTTATGGATACCAGCACACATAGGGGTCAAAGGAAATGCAATGGTAGATAAGATTGCAAAGAAGGCTACAAAAAATAAGGACATTGATTTGACAGTTATAGCTtcagcaaaacagaaatgaagaTCATTATGAAACAGAGACTGAGGGAAAGAGAAGcaatgggaggaagagaggaaaggacgGTGGTTTTACAGAGTTCAGAGGAAAGTGGGAGAAATGAAGGAGAGATGAGACAATCAGATCAAGACTTAGATTAGACACACTggactaaacagcacactatttaaaacaggtaaacatgacacaggtagatgtgattactGTGGACAAGAGGAAACGGTGGAGCGTGtcatgttgcattgtgggagatatgaggaagaaagaaggcctcaaagagattaaagtacactttgatttaatagatattTGTAATGGAAAATGACATTGTATGTAATGATGTCTCTATGCAACAGTGGAGAgttcctgtctgtgtgctcttcgtctcatgtagtgggaaagtactgagtgttgacttttactgggacactgtctgagtaaaacaactccttttctcacagtccctgttgtagatttctatataatcacattgtaataatctcctgcagtgcaactcttctgcagactttgtgtgactctgtataaccagtgcctcttcttgcaagaataaaatacaacaaagacatttcatctgtttgagatccttatttcaacgttcattaggactcatctcggaatattgacagaatttccattacatattctacaaaagaactcactaaatgagtgttatagaacattatttcagtatcttagacaaattaatatgattggaaaaatatgaggttgtttgttttcctttttttatttttctttgatttagattttcttcatttctttgggatatagtaattattagtaattatttatttaatttgatttatttatttttattttcctgccaatctactgctccacactccagtccagtaggtgatGGTAATGCACCAAATCGTTGTTTGCCAACCACCAATAAagctcaaagaagaagaagaagataaccAACAGTgaactcttctcttctctgcagcatgtcttCAGGAAGACCAGCTTgactattttctgtcattttgaccaGAAAGTGACTTTTTGTAGTTGGTGCTGCagcctttaacctttaacctttgacctctaaccaGCATGGATGAGAACACTTTAAAGCAGCTGGTGAAGCTCACTCAGGATGGACAGGTTGACTCTCTGCAGAGACTGATCAGCAGCTCTGAGGTTCAGTCTGTCAGCAGGAGACACTTCGGTCGGTCTGGGGACACCCTGCTGCACTATGCTGCCAGGAGAGGACACCTGGACATGCTGCAGTATCTCATAAAGCAGGTGTGCATGGATGTGGAGCTGCACAACAACGACTACAAGAGGCCTCTGCACGAAGCTGCTTCCATGAGCCACCAGGCCTGTGTTAGCTACCTGCTGCAGGAAGGAGCCAACGTGGACAGTCTGAAGAAAGCTGACTGGTGAGGATGATTAATGCATGTTAAACCAGGGAGCAGAtgatataaaaagaaatgttgtgtATGCATGCAGCGCCCTCTGTTGGCTTTAAATATGCCTTATTTTGCTGTGTGCATCAGCTGAACCTCATCATGCAGCAGGCAACATCACACATCCCCAGAGACTCAGGGGGCTTTGTGAGGACGCTTGAAGACGAGGCTTTCTGTGTTTTCCTGACATTGTTCCATAAGATCATGCCACAGGTGGACATGCTTTTCAACCAGCTGCAGAAGAGGAACATGGACCCTGTCTTCATCAGAGCACTGGTCCAGAGGTTCACAGACAGCATGCTAACCATCAGATAAATAACTCCCAGATATTTACTATTAGCTGATAAAGCTGTTGTTAGAAAGATGAGCTGCTCACTTCCAACAGTCTGTAAAAGCCTGAATGTGTCTTGTCATCAAAGTGAATGAACATCATAGAAAAGCACATCACAATAATATCTGTTTAGAAGTTTAAAAAGGAAAGAGACAATCAGAGTTGGATAATAATGCAGGTAAAGTAGTTATTAAACACAATCCACCAGGTCAGCTTCTAGAAGAGGCCTAGTTGTTATTGAAGATGAATTTAATTGTTATGCAGACTATACGCAGGCTAAATGCACAGCAGAATAACACTACATTGCATCTGGATCAtgaatgtaatataaaaaaagtgaattatatAACCATACTGTAAACAACAGTGagtatattgcacacaatgaatagAATTGCAcatggatccagttctctttatacatccatgattaaaACCAATACCAGCCATTTCTCATATTATAGAAGATAAATATTTGcttgtaacaaacagaaagaatgaGATAAACTCTGAATTCAGTCGAGGCTTCACTTCAGTTTCTCAACTGACTACAAACAGATTACGTCTGGATTTAGGTGTAAAGTCAGCTCcttcatatttaatatgtttgat encodes:
- the LOC119482590 gene encoding ankyrin repeat domain-containing protein 16-like; protein product: MDENTLKQLVKLTQDGQVDSLQRLISSSEVQSVSRRHFGRSGDTLLHYAARRGHLDMLQYLIKQVCMDVELHNNDYKRPLHEAASMSHQACVSYLLQEGANVDSLKKADC